From a single Streptomyces liliifuscus genomic region:
- a CDS encoding aminoglycoside phosphotransferase family protein, with protein sequence MSRTFSAWVTSGEDFLGAVGPFSVDVPWWSEVEPVVRRLQQALGVRVLVVRLLSVDGGEGGRDGHVTYHVEALDRPGVLLQLPADPGMLYGLDPLRAPWARIDGLRELLDWSTRTLAGAGRPVTGPVEQRRTWNLAGLFRLPTDRGPVWLKATPRFASDEAQVIAAFARVDPGLVPTVLGSADGRLLMEHIPGEDCWKASADTAASGVRRFVAAQAALAVRPEERPASLPDRRTSVFAERVRELLDGPVSGGLTAHELGVARELTDRWRLLDECGLPDTVVHGDFHPGNWRSDGGPPVVVDFADAHWGNPVLDALRVHAFLPEAVRAGAARVWADAWLEQVPGSDPARALAVAEPLAHLAYAVRYQEFLDGIEPSERIYHQDDPVSVIREAVRRATAPDQGLADLGRSVVR encoded by the coding sequence GTGAGCCGAACTTTCAGCGCGTGGGTGACGTCGGGTGAGGACTTTCTCGGCGCCGTCGGCCCCTTCTCCGTCGACGTACCGTGGTGGTCCGAGGTCGAGCCGGTCGTCCGGCGCCTGCAACAGGCGCTCGGGGTACGGGTGTTGGTGGTCCGCCTGCTGTCCGTGGACGGTGGGGAGGGCGGCCGTGACGGCCATGTGACGTACCACGTCGAGGCCCTGGACCGCCCGGGTGTGCTCCTCCAACTCCCGGCGGATCCCGGGATGTTGTACGGGCTCGACCCGCTGCGGGCGCCCTGGGCGCGGATCGACGGACTCCGGGAACTGCTCGACTGGTCGACACGCACGCTGGCCGGGGCGGGCCGGCCGGTGACCGGGCCGGTGGAACAGCGCCGCACATGGAACCTGGCCGGGCTCTTCCGGCTGCCGACCGACAGGGGTCCGGTCTGGCTCAAGGCCACTCCGCGCTTCGCCTCGGACGAGGCGCAGGTCATCGCCGCGTTCGCCCGCGTCGATCCGGGCCTGGTCCCGACCGTCCTGGGCTCGGCCGACGGGCGCCTCCTGATGGAACACATCCCCGGCGAGGACTGCTGGAAGGCCTCCGCGGACACCGCCGCCTCCGGAGTGCGGCGCTTCGTCGCGGCCCAGGCCGCCCTCGCCGTACGGCCGGAGGAACGGCCCGCGAGCCTGCCGGACCGTCGTACGTCCGTCTTCGCCGAGCGGGTACGGGAGTTGCTCGACGGCCCTGTCTCCGGCGGGCTGACCGCTCATGAGCTGGGCGTGGCACGGGAGTTGACGGACCGTTGGCGGCTGCTCGACGAGTGCGGGCTGCCTGACACGGTCGTGCACGGCGACTTCCATCCCGGCAACTGGCGCAGCGACGGCGGGCCGCCGGTGGTCGTCGACTTCGCCGACGCGCACTGGGGCAACCCGGTCCTGGACGCGCTCCGCGTGCACGCGTTCCTTCCCGAGGCCGTGCGAGCGGGAGCCGCCCGGGTCTGGGCGGACGCGTGGCTGGAGCAGGTGCCGGGCAGCGATCCGGCCCGCGCCCTGGCCGTCGCCGAGCCGCTCGCGCATCTCGCGTACGCGGTGCGGTACCAGGAGTTCCTGGACGGTATCGAGCCGTCGGAGCGGATCTACCACCAGGACGATCCCGTGTCGGTGATCCGCGAGGCCGTGCGCCGCGCGACCGCTCCCGACCAGGGGCTCGCCGATCTGGGGCGCTCCGTCGTGCGGTGA
- a CDS encoding ArsR/SmtB family transcription factor, whose product MPGRGAETDQVFKALADGTRRRLLDRLHEHSGQTLGELCEHIDMTRQSVTQHLAVLEAANLVSTVRRGREKLHYLNPVPLHEIQERWIDKFERPRLRALSAVKRRAEEDMSDKPTFVYVTYIASTPEKVWDALTDADLTASYWGHSNVSEDWRPGSRWEHRRIDGSGIADVVGTVVESERPTRLVATWAAPEEEGQEDKYSRVTYDIRPHGGIVRLTVTHEDLADETAVKEVSAGWPAVLANLKSLLETGSPLPQEPWLVP is encoded by the coding sequence GTGCCGGGTAGGGGCGCGGAGACGGACCAGGTCTTCAAAGCCCTGGCCGACGGGACACGCAGACGGCTGCTCGACAGGCTGCACGAGCACAGCGGACAGACGCTGGGAGAGCTGTGCGAGCACATCGACATGACCCGCCAGTCGGTCACCCAGCACCTGGCCGTCCTGGAGGCGGCCAACCTGGTCAGCACGGTGCGGCGCGGGCGGGAAAAGCTGCACTACCTCAACCCCGTACCGCTCCACGAGATCCAGGAGCGCTGGATCGACAAGTTCGAGCGCCCGCGCCTGCGCGCGCTCAGTGCGGTCAAACGACGAGCCGAGGAAGACATGAGCGACAAGCCGACATTCGTGTACGTCACCTACATCGCCAGCACGCCCGAGAAGGTCTGGGACGCGCTCACCGACGCCGACCTGACGGCCTCGTACTGGGGTCACAGCAACGTCTCCGAGGACTGGCGCCCAGGATCCCGGTGGGAGCACCGGCGCATCGACGGGTCGGGGATCGCCGACGTGGTCGGCACCGTCGTGGAGAGCGAGCGGCCCACCCGGCTGGTGGCCACCTGGGCCGCGCCCGAGGAAGAGGGCCAGGAGGACAAGTACTCCAGGGTCACCTACGACATCCGGCCGCACGGCGGGATCGTCCGGCTCACCGTCACCCATGAGGACCTGGCCGACGAGACCGCGGTCAAGGAGGTGTCGGCCGGCTGGCCCGCCGTCCTCGCCAACCTGAAGTCGCTCCTGGAGACCGGCAGCCCGCTGCCGCAGGAGCCGTGGCTGGTGCCGTAG
- a CDS encoding SPW repeat protein: protein MANVSNTRGDIASHPDVSEMRDRYARMLGGRDVALVDGPVFLLGLYCATSPWILHYTTSQPALVTHNLIMGIAIGVLALGFTTTPTRMYGLSWAMCAMGTWMIISPWIVGESPDAGVVLNNIIIGVLAVVLGFICAATSAKNTSQT, encoded by the coding sequence ATGGCCAACGTCTCGAACACCAGAGGTGACATAGCCAGCCACCCTGATGTATCCGAAATGCGGGATCGCTACGCCCGCATGCTCGGTGGTCGCGATGTGGCGCTCGTGGACGGACCGGTGTTCCTGCTCGGTCTGTACTGCGCCACCTCCCCGTGGATACTCCACTACACGACCAGCCAGCCCGCACTCGTGACGCACAACCTCATCATGGGCATCGCGATAGGCGTCCTGGCCCTCGGATTCACCACCACCCCGACCCGGATGTACGGCCTGAGCTGGGCCATGTGCGCGATGGGTACGTGGATGATCATCTCGCCGTGGATCGTCGGCGAGAGCCCCGACGCGGGTGTCGTGCTCAACAACATCATCATCGGCGTTCTCGCCGTGGTGCTGGGGTTCATATGCGCGGCCACGTCCGCGAAGAACACATCACAGACGTAG
- a CDS encoding MerR family transcriptional regulator — protein sequence MYEPTGGRNRPDDTSSEAVEAAGTGMTTGTVARRLGVSPTTLRSWDRRYGLGPAVRADGRHRRWTTRDVAMLEAMCRLTSAGVPPAEAARAAMQGAVDERAVNAATRKAPKEGDAAEKAVKETIGSSLLSPSPSRDRTAHELTPADDRPPTAGLPLPGDIRKECRGLARAAVRLDAPAVDGRLTSAVERYGLTVAWQDVMVPTLHAVGRRWESSGDRYVEVEHLLSWHISTTLRRVTPSPRPCTPETAAGPVLLACVPGEQHTLPLEALNAGLAEHGLPTRMFGAAVPAEALTAAVRRLGPSAVVLWAQARSTASVPLARHLAATHWGVKGARRHPTLVLGGPGWAGRSAQGMLRPPSLYDALAVLTARYENSVPGPAG from the coding sequence ATGTACGAGCCGACGGGCGGGCGGAACCGCCCGGACGACACCTCTTCCGAAGCGGTCGAGGCGGCCGGTACGGGCATGACGACCGGGACAGTGGCCCGTCGGCTCGGGGTGTCGCCGACCACGCTGCGCTCGTGGGACCGCCGCTACGGCCTGGGCCCCGCTGTCCGCGCCGACGGACGCCACCGCCGCTGGACGACCCGGGACGTCGCGATGCTGGAGGCGATGTGCCGGCTGACCTCAGCCGGAGTCCCGCCCGCCGAGGCGGCCCGCGCCGCGATGCAGGGGGCTGTCGACGAGAGGGCCGTCAACGCGGCGACTCGCAAAGCCCCGAAAGAGGGGGACGCCGCAGAGAAGGCCGTCAAGGAGACGATCGGCTCGTCCTTGCTCTCGCCCTCGCCTTCGCGCGACCGGACCGCCCACGAGCTCACACCCGCCGACGACCGGCCACCCACGGCGGGCCTGCCGCTTCCCGGCGACATCCGCAAGGAGTGCCGTGGACTGGCCCGGGCCGCTGTCCGGCTCGACGCCCCTGCCGTCGACGGCAGGTTGACCTCGGCCGTCGAGCGGTACGGCCTCACGGTGGCCTGGCAGGACGTGATGGTTCCGACGTTGCACGCCGTCGGCCGTAGATGGGAGTCGTCCGGCGACCGGTATGTCGAGGTCGAGCACCTGCTGTCCTGGCACATCTCCACCACGCTCCGCCGGGTCACCCCGTCCCCGCGACCGTGCACGCCGGAGACCGCCGCGGGGCCGGTGCTCCTGGCCTGCGTACCCGGAGAGCAGCACACCCTGCCACTGGAGGCGCTGAACGCCGGACTCGCCGAACACGGCCTGCCCACCCGGATGTTCGGCGCGGCCGTGCCGGCGGAGGCGCTCACCGCGGCGGTACGGCGCCTGGGGCCCTCGGCCGTCGTCCTGTGGGCCCAGGCACGCTCCACGGCGAGCGTCCCCCTGGCCCGCCACCTGGCCGCCACGCACTGGGGTGTGAAGGGAGCCCGCAGACATCCGACGCTCGTGCTGGGCGGCCCGGGATGGGCAGGGCGATCGGCGCAGGGCATGCTCCGGCCGCCGAGCCTGTATGACGCACTGGCAGTCCTCACAGCCCGCTACGAGAACAGCGTGCCGGGACCGGCGGGCTGA
- a CDS encoding cryptochrome/photolyase family protein, whose protein sequence is MNVSVVLFTSDLRLHDHPPLRAALDGSSAVVPLFVRDRAVDEAGFAAPNRLAFLADCLRDLDAGLRERGGRLVLRSGDVVDQVCRVVTETDADDVHMAAGASAYAHRREERLRIALESEGRRLHVHDTVITALAPGSVTPASSDHFAVFTPYFRHWARQHLRDVLGAPRSVRVPEDIGSEALPGRGDLSGLSEGLAAGGETEGRKRLTAWVRGGIGSYEDRHDDLPGDATSHLSPHLHFGTLSPVELVHRARKTGGPGAEAFVRQLAWRDFHHQVLAARPDTATADYRTRRDLWRSETSAAQDIDAWKEGRTGYPVVDAAMRQLRYEGWMHNRGRLLTASFLTKTLYVDWRVGARHFLELLVDGDIANNQLNWQWVAGTGTDTRPNRVLNPVLQGKRYDPDGTYVRRWVPELEGLGGAAVHEPWKLKGLDRAAYDYPGPIVELADGLARFRHARGRA, encoded by the coding sequence ATGAACGTCTCGGTCGTGCTGTTCACCTCCGACCTGCGACTGCACGATCATCCGCCGCTCCGAGCGGCGCTCGACGGATCCAGCGCGGTGGTGCCCCTGTTCGTCCGTGACCGGGCCGTCGACGAGGCCGGATTCGCCGCTCCCAACCGGCTGGCGTTCCTCGCCGACTGTCTGCGGGACCTCGACGCGGGACTGCGCGAGCGCGGCGGCCGCCTCGTGCTCCGGTCCGGCGATGTCGTCGACCAGGTGTGCAGGGTGGTCACGGAGACGGACGCCGACGATGTGCACATGGCGGCCGGTGCGAGCGCCTACGCCCACCGGCGCGAGGAGCGGCTGCGCATCGCCCTGGAGTCGGAGGGGCGCCGGCTGCACGTCCACGACACGGTGATCACGGCGCTGGCACCGGGGAGCGTGACCCCGGCCTCCTCGGACCACTTCGCCGTCTTCACGCCGTACTTCCGCCACTGGGCGCGCCAACATTTGCGTGATGTGCTCGGCGCACCCCGCAGCGTGCGCGTACCCGAGGACATCGGTTCGGAGGCCCTTCCTGGGCGCGGGGATCTGTCCGGGCTGTCGGAGGGGCTGGCCGCAGGCGGCGAGACGGAGGGCAGGAAGCGGCTGACGGCCTGGGTTCGGGGCGGGATCGGCTCGTACGAGGATCGCCACGACGACCTGCCCGGGGACGCCACCTCGCACCTCTCCCCGCACCTGCACTTCGGCACGCTGTCCCCCGTCGAGCTCGTCCACCGGGCGCGGAAGACGGGCGGGCCGGGCGCCGAGGCGTTCGTACGGCAGCTCGCGTGGCGGGACTTCCACCATCAGGTGCTTGCCGCACGGCCGGACACCGCGACGGCGGACTACCGCACCCGGCGCGATCTGTGGCGGTCCGAGACGTCGGCCGCGCAGGACATCGATGCCTGGAAGGAGGGGCGGACCGGCTATCCCGTCGTGGACGCGGCCATGCGCCAGCTGCGGTACGAGGGCTGGATGCACAACCGGGGACGCCTGCTGACCGCGAGCTTCCTCACGAAGACGCTGTACGTCGACTGGCGGGTCGGCGCCCGTCACTTCCTCGAACTGCTGGTGGACGGCGACATCGCCAACAACCAGCTCAACTGGCAGTGGGTGGCGGGAACCGGCACCGACACCCGGCCCAACCGGGTCCTCAATCCGGTCCTCCAGGGCAAGCGGTACGACCCGGACGGCACGTACGTCAGGCGCTGGGTGCCCGAACTCGAAGGGCTCGGCGGGGCGGCCGTGCACGAACCGTGGAAACTCAAGGGGCTCGACCGCGCCGCCTACGACTATCCCGGTCCGATCGTCGAACTCGCGGACGGACTGGCCCGTTTCAGACATGCTCGCGGGCGGGCCTGA
- a CDS encoding SDR family oxidoreductase, which translates to MSGDVSEGGLRCLVTGATGYIGGRLVPELLAAGHRVRCMARSPGALRDHEWAGDVEVVRGDVTDPESVAGAMRDIDVAYYLVHALGTGKGFEETDRRAARTFGERARAAGVRRIVYLGGLTPAGVPEKELSPHLRSRAEVGRVLLDSGVPTTVLRAAVIIGSGSASFEMLRYLTERLPVMVTPSWVHTRIQPIAVRDVLRTLVGAARMPDDVGRAFDIGGPEILTYREMMVRYAAVAGLPRRLIVPVPVLTPRLSSHWVGLVTPVPNSIARPLTESLRHEVVCHEHDIARYVPDQPGGPIGFEESVRLALRRVREARVTTRWSSASVPGAPSDPLPTDPDWSGGSLYTDRRGLTVDAPPEALWRVIEGIGGDNGWYSFPLAWAVRGWLDRLVGGVGLRRGRRDAARLRVGDSLDFWRVEEIERGHLLRLRAEMRLPGLAWLEMYVDTDEHGGVRYRQRALFHPHGLLGHAYWWSVSPFHAVVFGGMARNIARTAARTDPAPARLGTPGG; encoded by the coding sequence ATGAGCGGTGACGTCTCCGAAGGCGGGCTGCGGTGCCTGGTGACGGGCGCGACGGGATACATCGGCGGCCGGCTCGTCCCGGAGCTCCTCGCCGCCGGCCACCGGGTGCGCTGCATGGCCCGCTCCCCCGGCGCCCTCCGCGACCACGAGTGGGCGGGTGACGTCGAGGTAGTGCGCGGGGACGTCACCGACCCCGAGTCCGTCGCCGGAGCGATGCGGGACATCGACGTCGCGTACTACCTGGTGCACGCGCTCGGCACGGGCAAGGGCTTCGAGGAGACCGACCGCAGAGCGGCCCGCACCTTCGGGGAACGGGCCCGCGCGGCGGGCGTGCGCCGGATCGTCTATCTGGGCGGGCTCACCCCCGCCGGAGTGCCGGAGAAGGAACTGTCGCCGCATCTGCGTTCCCGGGCCGAGGTCGGCCGGGTCCTGCTGGACTCCGGGGTGCCGACGACCGTGCTGCGCGCGGCGGTCATCATCGGTTCGGGTTCGGCGTCCTTCGAGATGCTGCGCTATCTCACCGAGCGACTGCCGGTGATGGTCACCCCCAGCTGGGTCCATACGCGGATCCAGCCCATCGCGGTACGGGACGTGCTGCGCACGCTGGTGGGCGCCGCGCGGATGCCGGACGACGTCGGCCGGGCGTTCGACATCGGCGGCCCGGAGATCCTGACGTACCGCGAGATGATGGTCAGATACGCGGCTGTCGCGGGCCTGCCCCGAAGGCTGATCGTGCCGGTACCGGTGCTGACGCCCCGGCTCTCCAGCCACTGGGTCGGACTGGTCACGCCCGTACCGAACTCCATCGCGCGCCCGCTCACCGAGTCGCTGCGCCACGAGGTCGTCTGCCACGAACACGACATCGCCCGGTATGTGCCCGACCAGCCCGGCGGGCCGATCGGCTTCGAGGAGTCGGTGCGGCTGGCCCTGCGACGCGTCCGGGAGGCCAGGGTCACCACGCGCTGGTCGTCCGCCTCGGTGCCGGGCGCCCCGAGCGACCCGCTGCCCACCGACCCCGACTGGTCGGGCGGCAGCCTCTACACGGACCGGCGCGGGCTGACGGTCGACGCCCCGCCCGAGGCCCTGTGGCGGGTGATCGAGGGCATCGGCGGTGACAACGGCTGGTACTCCTTCCCTCTCGCCTGGGCCGTGCGCGGTTGGCTGGACCGGCTGGTCGGCGGGGTGGGCCTGCGCCGAGGGCGCCGCGACGCGGCACGACTGCGGGTCGGCGACTCGCTCGACTTCTGGCGCGTCGAGGAGATCGAGCGAGGACACCTGCTGCGGCTGCGCGCCGAGATGCGGCTGCCGGGTCTCGCGTGGCTGGAGATGTACGTCGACACGGACGAGCACGGTGGCGTCCGTTACCGCCAGCGCGCCCTGTTCCATCCCCACGGGCTGCTCGGCCACGCCTACTGGTGGAGCGTGTCGCCGTTCCACGCGGTCGTGTTCGGCGGCATGGCCCGCAACATCGCCCGTACCGCGGCCAGGACGGATCCCGCTCCGGCGCGGCTCGGCACGCCCGGTGGCTGA
- a CDS encoding LysR family transcriptional regulator, whose amino-acid sequence MRIEQLEYITAVTRLGSLRRAAEELHLSQPALSETVRNLERELGVDLLERKRSGAKMSAEGRELLPHIINVLDAVDRLRGAAGEQHRISRMVRVGTVNAATVPLLIPAVREFRATHPATQVEVVGAQQSEIHRTLLEGGFDLGLVNHLEGDDVAADFDSTELLRGRPVVCVRPDSPLASLPVVSVSDLLAEPLIAMRSGYVMHRYVHRLLGDREPSFSYSTDGAEMGKLMVAEGLGATVLPDFSVIDDPLERQGSIVCRPLADDSTRVLLMLQRRRADSVPRAAHDLHEAFVARAAALGGTVTGRP is encoded by the coding sequence GTGCGAATAGAGCAGCTGGAATACATCACGGCGGTCACCCGGCTGGGTTCGCTGCGCCGGGCCGCCGAGGAACTGCATCTGTCCCAGCCCGCGTTGAGCGAGACCGTCCGGAATCTGGAGCGTGAACTCGGGGTCGATCTCCTGGAGCGCAAGAGGTCCGGCGCGAAGATGAGCGCGGAGGGGCGGGAGCTGCTGCCGCACATCATCAACGTCCTCGACGCGGTGGACCGGCTCCGGGGTGCCGCGGGCGAGCAGCACCGCATCAGCCGCATGGTGCGCGTCGGCACGGTGAACGCGGCGACGGTGCCGCTGCTCATTCCGGCCGTACGGGAGTTCCGCGCCACGCATCCGGCGACGCAGGTGGAGGTCGTCGGCGCCCAGCAGTCGGAGATCCACCGGACTCTGCTGGAGGGTGGCTTCGACCTCGGTCTGGTGAACCACCTGGAGGGGGACGACGTGGCCGCCGACTTCGACTCCACGGAGCTGCTGCGCGGGCGGCCGGTGGTGTGCGTACGGCCGGACAGCCCGCTCGCGTCGCTCCCGGTCGTCTCGGTGTCCGATCTGCTCGCCGAACCGCTCATCGCGATGCGCTCCGGCTATGTGATGCACCGTTACGTCCACCGGCTGCTGGGCGACCGTGAGCCGTCCTTCTCCTACTCCACCGACGGCGCGGAGATGGGCAAGCTGATGGTGGCGGAAGGGCTGGGGGCCACGGTGCTGCCCGACTTCAGCGTGATCGACGATCCGCTGGAACGGCAGGGCTCGATCGTCTGCCGTCCGCTGGCCGACGACTCGACGCGGGTTCTGTTGATGCTGCAGCGGCGCAGGGCGGACTCGGTGCCGCGGGCCGCCCACGATCTGCACGAGGCCTTCGTGGCCCGGGCGGCGGCACTCGGGGGAACGGTGACCGGCCGGCCGTGA
- a CDS encoding putative leader peptide, which produces MRLDLTRRRHVDLARVSSAACCSAA; this is translated from the coding sequence ATGCGACTGGACCTCACGCGGCGACGCCATGTCGACCTTGCGCGTGTCTCCAGCGCCGCCTGTTGCTCCGCGGCCTGA
- the sfnG gene encoding dimethylsulfone monooxygenase SfnG, which produces MPAENPSADPVRFAYWVPNVSGGLVTSKIEQRTDWGYEYNRELAVLAENNGFDYALSQVRYMASYGAEFQHESTSFSLALLLATQRLKVIAAVHPGLWHPGVLAKLGATADHLSNGRFAVNVVSGWFKGEFTALGEPWLEHDERYRRSEEFIRALRQIWTEDHTELAGDFYRLRDFSLKPKPLNTVGRPHPEIFQGGNSTAARAMAGRVSDWYFSNGKDFDGVVEQLADVRASAAQVGRTAPKFGLNGFLIARDTEAEARETLREIVAHADREAVEGFGAAVKQAGQSAADGKGMWQDSSFEDLVQYNDGFRTGLIGTPEQIAERIVAYKRLGVDLLLLGFLHYHEEVEYFGRRVLPLVRELEAQLPDSEPESAPVHA; this is translated from the coding sequence ATGCCTGCCGAAAACCCGTCCGCAGACCCCGTCCGCTTCGCCTACTGGGTGCCCAATGTCAGCGGCGGCCTGGTCACCAGCAAGATCGAACAGCGCACCGACTGGGGCTACGAGTACAACCGCGAACTCGCCGTCCTCGCCGAGAACAACGGCTTCGACTACGCCCTCAGCCAGGTCCGCTACATGGCCAGCTACGGCGCCGAGTTCCAGCACGAGTCGACCAGCTTCAGCCTCGCCCTGCTGCTCGCCACCCAGCGTCTGAAGGTCATCGCCGCCGTCCACCCGGGCCTGTGGCACCCGGGCGTCCTCGCCAAACTCGGCGCCACCGCCGACCACTTGTCGAACGGCCGCTTCGCCGTCAACGTCGTCTCCGGCTGGTTCAAGGGCGAGTTCACCGCACTCGGCGAGCCCTGGCTGGAGCACGACGAGCGCTACCGCCGCTCCGAGGAGTTCATCCGGGCCCTGCGCCAGATCTGGACCGAGGACCACACCGAACTCGCAGGTGACTTCTACCGGTTGCGCGACTTCTCCCTCAAGCCCAAGCCCCTCAACACCGTCGGGCGCCCGCACCCGGAGATCTTCCAGGGCGGCAACTCCACCGCCGCCCGCGCGATGGCCGGCCGGGTCTCCGACTGGTACTTCTCCAACGGCAAGGACTTCGACGGGGTCGTCGAACAGCTCGCGGACGTACGGGCGTCGGCGGCCCAAGTCGGCCGTACGGCACCGAAGTTCGGCCTCAACGGCTTCCTGATCGCCCGCGACACCGAGGCCGAGGCCCGCGAGACCCTCCGCGAGATCGTCGCCCACGCCGACCGCGAGGCCGTCGAGGGATTCGGCGCCGCAGTGAAGCAGGCGGGACAGTCCGCCGCGGACGGCAAGGGCATGTGGCAGGACTCCTCCTTCGAGGACCTCGTCCAGTACAACGACGGCTTCCGTACGGGGCTGATCGGCACCCCGGAGCAGATCGCCGAGCGGATCGTCGCCTACAAGCGCCTCGGCGTCGACCTCCTGCTCCTCGGCTTCCTCCACTACCACGAGGAGGTCGAGTACTTCGGCCGCCGCGTGCTCCCCCTCGTACGCGAACTGGAAGCCCAACTCCCGGACAGCGAGCCCGAGTCCGCCCCCGTCCACGCGTGA
- the ssuE gene encoding NADPH-dependent FMN reductase, which yields MATVLSVSGSPSASSRTNRLLRHLDNRLTAQGHEVVPLDVRTIPAEALLGADFRHPAIVEATALFDRADGIVIGTPVYKAAYSGVLKALLDLLPQYALTGKTVLPLATGGTTAHVLAIDYALRPVLSSMGARHIVQGWFTLDKDIAVGEDGGLTVAPAAAEALTQVLDQFSEALGRTPILAAAG from the coding sequence ATGGCCACCGTCCTGTCCGTCTCCGGCAGCCCCTCCGCCTCCTCCCGCACCAATCGACTCCTGCGCCACCTGGACAACCGGCTGACCGCTCAGGGCCACGAGGTGGTCCCGCTCGACGTCCGTACGATCCCCGCCGAGGCCCTGCTCGGCGCCGACTTCAGGCATCCTGCGATCGTCGAGGCCACCGCGCTCTTCGACCGCGCCGACGGCATCGTCATCGGCACCCCCGTCTACAAGGCCGCCTACTCGGGCGTCCTCAAGGCGCTGCTCGACCTGCTCCCGCAGTACGCCCTCACCGGCAAGACCGTGCTGCCCCTGGCCACCGGTGGCACCACCGCACATGTGCTGGCCATCGACTACGCCCTGCGGCCGGTGCTCAGCTCCATGGGCGCCCGGCACATCGTCCAGGGCTGGTTCACCCTCGACAAGGACATCGCGGTGGGCGAGGACGGCGGACTCACGGTGGCGCCCGCGGCCGCCGAGGCGCTGACCCAGGTGCTCGACCAGTTCTCCGAGGCGCTGGGCCGTACGCCGATCCTGGCCGCGGCGGGCTGA
- a CDS encoding SfnB family sulfur acquisition oxidoreductase, with translation MADDAEALAVAAALADEFRAGASRRDAERGLPREELDRLSDSGLLAVTVPAEHGGADVRQETLAEIFRLLASADASLAQIPQSHFVYVNVIRRQGTPEQRAFFFGEVLAGRRFGNAQSEAGTKHVQDIRTRLEPAPDGSYVLTGVKHYSTGALFADWIPVLARAEDDNLHVAYVPRDAEGLTVVDDWDGMGQRTTASGTVRLDAVPVPADRVLPHHLTFQGPQLHGAVAQLLHAAIDAGIAAGALAEAAEFVRTKSRPWFESGVETAAEDPLLVQRFGELAVQVRATEALLGAAARAVDTARAHLTDASAAEASIAVAAAKAHAASTAVEVSGALFEVSGTRSALNSLNLHRHWRDARTHTLHDPARWKIQHIGRYVLNGTPPPRHGLL, from the coding sequence ATCGCCGACGATGCCGAGGCCTTGGCCGTCGCCGCCGCGCTGGCCGACGAGTTCCGGGCCGGGGCCTCCCGGCGGGACGCCGAACGCGGGCTCCCCCGCGAGGAGTTGGACAGGCTCTCCGACTCCGGTCTGCTCGCCGTCACCGTGCCCGCCGAGCACGGTGGCGCCGACGTACGCCAGGAGACCCTCGCCGAGATCTTCCGGCTCCTCGCCTCGGCCGACGCCAGCCTCGCCCAGATCCCGCAGAGCCACTTCGTCTACGTCAATGTGATCCGCCGTCAGGGGACCCCGGAACAGCGGGCGTTCTTCTTCGGCGAGGTGCTGGCGGGGCGCCGCTTCGGCAACGCCCAGTCGGAGGCGGGCACGAAGCACGTCCAGGACATCCGCACCCGACTGGAGCCGGCCCCGGACGGTTCGTACGTCCTCACCGGGGTCAAGCACTACTCCACGGGTGCCCTCTTCGCCGACTGGATTCCGGTGCTCGCCCGAGCCGAGGACGACAATCTGCACGTGGCGTACGTACCCCGGGACGCCGAGGGACTCACGGTCGTCGACGACTGGGACGGCATGGGCCAGCGCACCACCGCCAGCGGCACCGTCAGGCTCGACGCCGTGCCCGTGCCCGCCGACCGGGTCCTCCCGCACCATCTCACCTTCCAGGGTCCCCAACTCCACGGCGCGGTGGCCCAGTTGCTGCACGCCGCCATCGATGCCGGGATCGCGGCGGGCGCACTCGCCGAGGCCGCGGAGTTCGTTCGCACGAAGAGCCGCCCGTGGTTCGAGAGCGGTGTCGAGACCGCCGCCGAGGATCCACTGCTCGTCCAGCGCTTCGGAGAGCTGGCCGTTCAGGTGCGGGCCACCGAGGCGCTGCTCGGCGCGGCGGCCCGGGCGGTCGACACGGCCCGCGCCCACCTCACGGATGCCTCGGCCGCCGAGGCGTCCATCGCCGTGGCCGCCGCGAAGGCGCACGCCGCGAGCACCGCCGTCGAGGTGTCGGGCGCGCTCTTCGAGGTGTCCGGCACCCGGTCCGCCCTCAACTCCCTCAATCTGCACCGGCATTGGCGCGACGCCCGCACCCACACACTGCACGACCCGGCCCGCTGGAAGATCCAGCACATCGGCCGGTACGTACTGAACGGCACGCCGCCGCCACGGCACGGACTCCTCTGA